The following are encoded in a window of Gossypium raimondii isolate GPD5lz chromosome 13, ASM2569854v1, whole genome shotgun sequence genomic DNA:
- the LOC105783259 gene encoding protein SRC1: MSGIMHKIEETLHMGGHKKEEEKHKGEAHHEGGHGHGYGAAEHKGEVHHEGGHGYGYGAAEHKGEVHHEGGHGYGAAAAAGHGHGEQHKEGFMDKIKDKIHGEGGHEPGHEGEKKKKKEKKKHEDGHESSSSSDSD; encoded by the coding sequence ATGTCGGGAATCATGCACAAGATCGAAGAAACCCTTCACATGGGAGGGCACaagaaggaagaagagaaaCACAAGGGAGAAGCTCATCACGAAGGCGGCCATGGCCATGGTTATGGCGCCGCTGAGCACAAGGGAGAAGTTCATCACGAAGGCGGCCATGGCTATGGTTATGGCGCCGCTGAGCACAAGGGAGAAGTTCATCACGAAGGCGGCCATGGCTATGGGGCCGCTGCGGCCGCCGGTCACGGTCACGGCGAGCAGCACAAGGAAGGGTTTATGGATAAGATCAAGGACAAGATCCACGGCGAGGGAGGTCATGAACCTGGTCATGAGggcgaaaagaaaaagaagaaggagaagaagaagcatGAAGATGGCCATGAAAGCAGCAGCAGCAGCGACAGTGATTAG
- the LOC105783468 gene encoding FH protein interacting protein FIP2: MEDSNLPSLVRLSIGGKKFCTTIDTLTRREPDSMLAAVFSSRHTVYQDSEKGYVFVDRDGKHFRHILNWLRDGVVPTLTDSEYSELIREAEYYQLLISHIGLIEGISSVLNKRKEDEKSPAELTHTDVIKCIQSERVKFRGVNLSGLDLSKLDLSFVDFSFACLKNVLFSRANLRCAKFRDVDAVGSNFHNATLRKCEFNGANLQSANLQDASLIDCSFCGADLRCAHLHADLTDANLEGANLEGANLKGAKLSNANLKGANLRRTYLHHVNLCDTHLEGAKLDGANLLGAIR; the protein is encoded by the exons ATGGAAGATTCCAATTTGCCTTCGCTTGTTCGACTCAGCATTG GAGGGAAGAAATTTTGTACTACCATTGATACATTAACTCGGCGTGAGCCAGATTCTATGCTGGCTGCTGTCTTTAGCAGTCGACATACAGTGTATCAGGACTCTGAGAAG GGATATGTCTTTGTTGACAGAGATGGAAAGCATTTCAGGCATATTCTAAACTGGTTAAGGGATGGCGTTGTACCGACATTGACAGATTCTGAATATTCAGAGCTTATACGAGAGGCAGAATATTACCAGCTACTCATAAGTCATATT GGATTAATAGAAGGAATAAGTTCTGTTCTTAATAAGAGGAAGGAAGATGAAAAGTCTCCAGCAGAATTGACGCATACCGATGTCATCAAGTGCATACAGTCTGAAAGAGTTAAATTTCGAGGAGTTAACCTTTCTGGCCTTGATCTCTCTAAATTG GATCTTTCATTTGTGGATTTCAGCTTTGCCTGTCTCAAAAACGTACTTTTCTCACGTGCAAATCTTCGGTGTGCAAAATTTCGG GATGTGGATGCTGTGGGTTCGAATTTTCACAATGCAACTTTGCGCAA GTGTGAATTTAACGGGGCGAATCTTCAGAGTGCAAATCTTCAAG ATGCTTCTTTGATAGATTGTAGCTTCTGCGGGGCTGATCTTCGTTGTGCACACTTACA TGCTGATCTTACTGATGCCAACTTAGAGGGAGCTAATCTTGAAGGAGCCAATTTGAAG GGTGCGAAATTAAGCAATGCGAATTTGAAGGGTGCAAACCTCCGAAGGACTTATTTACATCATGTTAATCTTTGTGATACG CACTTAGAAGGTGCAAAGCTCGATGGAGCCAACTTGCTTGGAGCAATCAGGTAA